One part of the Paraglaciecola sp. L3A3 genome encodes these proteins:
- the fabR gene encoding HTH-type transcriptional repressor FabR: MINIKESPLSRQEQKLRTRRAIIEAAFSLLDEHRSLSSISLREVARAAGIAPTSFYRHFKDIDELGLTLVDEAGLALRQLMRQARLRIASGGGVISTSVDTFMEFITTNNNEFRLLLREHTGTSMAFRAAVLREIKHFNVELTDYTIASTELPDNIANLQAEAMVKLVFSAGAEALDATQEQKKKVASRVKLQLRFVANGALLAVKQKKSS; this comes from the coding sequence ATGATAAACATCAAAGAATCGCCATTAAGCCGCCAAGAGCAGAAATTACGCACACGTAGAGCGATAATAGAAGCCGCCTTTTCATTGTTAGATGAACACCGTAGCTTATCAAGCATAAGCTTACGAGAAGTCGCACGTGCCGCTGGCATTGCCCCCACATCATTTTATCGTCACTTTAAAGATATTGATGAATTAGGCCTGACCCTAGTTGACGAGGCAGGATTAGCACTACGCCAATTAATGCGTCAAGCACGACTAAGAATAGCTTCTGGGGGTGGTGTTATTAGCACTTCTGTAGATACATTCATGGAATTTATTACAACCAACAACAATGAATTTCGTTTGTTATTGCGTGAACATACCGGTACATCTATGGCATTTAGAGCAGCTGTATTACGTGAAATTAAACACTTCAATGTTGAATTAACCGACTATACAATTGCCAGCACAGAACTACCCGATAACATAGCAAACCTGCAAGCAGAAGCTATGGTGAAATTGGTATTTAGTGCTGGAGCCGAAGCTTTAGACGCAACTCAAGAACAGAAAAAAAAGGTCGCGTCACGGGTAAAATTACAACTTAGATTTGTTGCAAATGGCGCGTTATTAGCGGTAAAACAAAAAAAATCATCTTAA
- the amt gene encoding ammonium transporter, producing MTESWLLLTAFLVFLMQAGFLCLETGKIRSKNSINVAAKNISDFILSTIIFWLFGFGLMFGSSVNGLFGTSNFFFGEDNSPYEISYFVFQLMFCGTAATLMSGAVAERMTFTGYLWITVIMASVIYPITGHWAWASFFSPENHGWLQEIGFIDFAGSTVVHSVGGSVALAAIIIIGPRIGRFDSKYNLPTGSNLPLSVLGTLLIWLGWFGFNGGSTLAFNDSVPKIILNTCIAAVWGGLFSSICHYYKRRFIDVGYILNGVLAGLVAITAGCHALSPAESAVIGSIAGLILYMGAALLEKLKLDDALSVVPVHLFAGIWGTIAVAIFADLTLLETPLTRSELFVTQLIGIISVNAYSFAVSFIFLTVIGRFIALRVTAEQEIQGMNISEHRASTELIGLLGNMQKQQDEGQFSKPVPVEPFTEVGQIAQQYNQVINRVNNEISQRDEAIVNFRSSEKRKSAILNSSMDSIVSIDLDGNIIEFNPAAEKTFGYLKDNVLGRSFIELFIESAEQANAMNSLKHKFSASQGLLYNRRNTTFLLRSSGEKFPAEITITGANLGSELRNEFTLHIRDATRQTKLQNKLKQLAYSDPLTGLYNRTYLIENIQKLNIEKTRQELAIFFLDLDHFKNINDTLGHAAGDKLLKEVAERLTHVTAKKDIIARWGGDEFIVLFNHIKSIQFVHDKANEILSQMREPITLEGREINIPTSIGISFCSSTEQDASKLIQQADVAMYHAKQLGRDNYQIFNQEMMNKSVRQFNFEQQMTKALQVDEQIHMVYQPKVNGYKEIVGLEALIRWVHPTEGLISPAEFIPLAEESNLIINLDRKVIKLVLSQIKQWQNEGISLVPISINLSGKHLVSDDLIPYVKTQFEIYNIDGSLIEFEITEGVLLTDIELCINAMAALKELNIRISIDDFGTGYSSLNYLKRLPIDILKIDRSFVDECANTIEDGQICATIINLAKNLGLEAVAEGVETKMQKQFLLDNGCNIFQGFYFYKPIPADEVSNIILNNAKK from the coding sequence ATGACAGAATCATGGCTTTTACTGACTGCCTTCCTAGTATTTCTAATGCAAGCGGGGTTTTTGTGCTTAGAAACAGGAAAAATTCGCAGTAAAAATAGCATTAACGTTGCCGCTAAAAATATTTCTGATTTTATTCTATCTACCATCATATTTTGGCTTTTCGGCTTCGGCTTAATGTTTGGCAGCTCTGTTAATGGCTTGTTCGGTACCTCAAATTTCTTTTTTGGTGAAGATAACTCGCCTTATGAAATTAGCTATTTTGTTTTTCAATTAATGTTTTGTGGTACTGCGGCAACACTCATGTCTGGGGCCGTAGCTGAACGAATGACTTTTACTGGTTATTTATGGATTACCGTTATTATGGCCAGTGTTATTTATCCAATTACAGGACATTGGGCTTGGGCTTCCTTTTTTAGTCCTGAAAATCATGGCTGGTTACAAGAAATTGGGTTTATTGATTTTGCCGGTTCTACTGTTGTTCATTCTGTAGGAGGAAGTGTTGCATTAGCCGCTATCATTATAATTGGACCTCGTATCGGCCGGTTTGATTCAAAATATAACTTGCCAACAGGTAGTAATTTACCTCTATCAGTACTAGGCACCTTATTAATTTGGCTAGGCTGGTTTGGCTTTAACGGCGGCAGCACTTTAGCTTTCAACGACTCAGTTCCCAAAATAATATTGAATACTTGCATTGCTGCAGTGTGGGGTGGCCTCTTTAGTTCCATTTGCCACTACTATAAACGCCGCTTTATTGATGTTGGCTATATACTAAACGGAGTATTAGCTGGTTTAGTTGCTATAACTGCCGGTTGTCATGCACTATCTCCTGCAGAATCTGCGGTTATTGGTTCGATAGCTGGCTTAATTTTGTATATGGGTGCAGCTCTACTTGAAAAACTCAAATTAGACGATGCCTTGAGTGTTGTGCCTGTGCACTTATTTGCTGGTATTTGGGGCACTATAGCCGTAGCTATTTTTGCGGACTTAACTTTGCTCGAAACACCTCTAACGCGTAGTGAATTATTTGTAACTCAGCTTATAGGCATTATTTCGGTCAATGCTTATAGTTTTGCTGTGAGCTTTATTTTTCTGACTGTCATTGGTCGTTTTATCGCATTACGGGTTACTGCAGAACAAGAAATTCAAGGTATGAATATATCTGAGCATAGAGCATCAACTGAACTTATAGGTTTACTTGGAAATATGCAAAAACAGCAAGATGAAGGCCAATTCTCTAAGCCTGTACCAGTGGAGCCCTTTACGGAAGTTGGACAAATAGCCCAACAATATAATCAAGTAATTAATCGAGTTAACAACGAGATATCTCAACGAGATGAGGCTATTGTTAATTTTCGGTCCAGTGAAAAGCGTAAATCTGCGATTTTAAATTCTTCAATGGATAGTATCGTCAGTATCGATCTTGATGGTAATATAATTGAGTTTAATCCTGCAGCAGAAAAAACTTTTGGCTACTTAAAAGATAATGTATTAGGTCGAAGTTTTATTGAATTATTTATTGAATCTGCTGAACAAGCTAATGCTATGAACAGTCTAAAGCATAAGTTTTCTGCCTCTCAGGGCTTACTTTATAATCGTAGAAATACCACATTTTTATTACGCAGTTCAGGGGAAAAGTTTCCAGCCGAAATTACTATAACGGGAGCCAATTTAGGTAGTGAACTAAGAAACGAATTTACCTTACATATCCGAGATGCGACACGCCAAACTAAATTACAGAATAAATTAAAGCAATTAGCCTATAGTGATCCATTAACAGGCCTATACAACCGTACATACTTAATTGAAAACATCCAAAAATTAAACATCGAAAAAACTCGCCAAGAGTTAGCCATCTTCTTTTTAGATTTAGATCATTTTAAGAATATTAATGACACACTAGGCCACGCTGCAGGTGATAAATTATTAAAAGAAGTAGCCGAACGTTTAACTCATGTCACGGCAAAAAAAGATATCATTGCTAGATGGGGTGGAGATGAATTTATTGTTTTATTTAACCACATAAAAAGTATTCAATTTGTGCATGACAAAGCCAACGAAATTCTTAGCCAAATGCGAGAACCAATAACCTTAGAAGGCCGTGAAATTAATATACCGACAAGTATAGGTATTTCATTTTGCTCTTCGACAGAACAAGATGCCTCGAAATTAATCCAACAAGCTGATGTGGCCATGTATCACGCTAAACAACTTGGCCGAGATAATTACCAAATATTCAATCAAGAAATGATGAATAAATCGGTTAGGCAATTTAATTTTGAACAACAAATGACTAAAGCACTCCAAGTTGATGAACAAATACATATGGTTTATCAACCTAAAGTTAATGGTTACAAAGAAATCGTTGGCTTAGAGGCACTGATTCGATGGGTACACCCTACTGAAGGGTTAATTTCCCCAGCTGAATTTATTCCCCTTGCGGAAGAGTCAAACTTAATCATTAACTTAGATCGAAAAGTCATTAAACTAGTCCTCTCTCAAATTAAGCAATGGCAAAATGAAGGTATTTCTTTAGTGCCCATTTCTATCAACTTGTCAGGTAAACATTTAGTCTCTGATGACCTAATCCCCTATGTTAAAACTCAGTTCGAAATTTATAACATCGACGGTTCACTAATAGAATTTGAAATCACCGAAGGGGTGTTATTAACGGATATTGAACTTTGCATCAATGCGATGGCTGCGCTAAAAGAGTTAAACATTAGAATATCAATTGATGATTTTGGCACTGGCTATTCCTCACTTAATTATCTGAAACGACTGCCTATCGACATACTTAAAATCGACCGCTCTTTTGTGGATGAATGTGCCAACACAATAGAAGACGGCCAAATATGCGCCACTATCATTAATCTAGCAAAAAACTTGGGATTAGAGGCTGTGGCCGAAGGAGTAGAAACTAAAATGCAGAAACAATTTTTACTCGACAATGGCTGTAATATATTTCAAGGGTTTTATTTTTATAAACCGATACCAGCTGATGAAGTTTCTAATATTATTTTAAACAATGCTAAAAAATAG
- a CDS encoding DUF5610 domain-containing protein, whose amino-acid sequence MNINQIKDFLNDKPQHLGSKESIQNQLRDSGLKQAADLQSNFISLQVDKFSSSATFGVRVFSNALNSTLEVNNQKPNFSEKKSQESNNSMFDFEEVAKNVLKFVGGAIKNAKNSGADEAELNKLFEQATSGVLKGIKMAEKDLAGFLNDEIEKGISNSKKLIEQGIEALRQQIFDPTAGEDDTSTQANSVTKSTDVSYAKLEMGELNIRTRDGDQVSIRFEDLESFELSQKEIKQLATPTEVVEEQTSETAVQVAVDEKVAANAAADTATTAPSAVTTAKSGDDKVEELAEEAQQSAQPQQTTVETASELNAIYYQQQSFSFSVTGELDEGELQAIGKLVNDVNVLAEEFFNGDIETAFNQALELGFDDKELTGFALQLTKVENTQVIKAYEAVSHFDEDNLENEDPSKAVKPVADYLEKLLNVLDGARLHLEDSKSYENVVNELINRLGDVATPDLITAIHRFNDFNQKLIDNLPIGFKPQV is encoded by the coding sequence ATGAATATTAATCAAATAAAAGATTTTTTAAACGACAAGCCACAACATTTAGGCAGTAAAGAGAGTATCCAAAATCAATTGCGAGATTCAGGATTAAAGCAAGCTGCTGATTTGCAAAGTAATTTTATTTCTTTACAAGTCGACAAGTTTAGTTCAAGTGCTACATTTGGCGTAAGAGTTTTTTCTAATGCCTTGAATTCAACTTTAGAAGTGAATAATCAAAAGCCAAATTTTTCAGAAAAAAAATCTCAAGAATCAAATAATTCCATGTTTGATTTCGAAGAAGTGGCAAAAAATGTCCTGAAATTTGTTGGCGGTGCAATTAAAAATGCCAAAAACTCCGGCGCAGATGAAGCTGAATTAAATAAATTATTTGAACAAGCAACCTCTGGTGTACTAAAAGGCATAAAAATGGCCGAAAAGGATCTGGCTGGCTTTTTAAATGATGAAATAGAAAAAGGCATAAGTAACAGCAAAAAGTTAATTGAACAAGGTATTGAAGCACTTAGACAACAAATATTTGATCCCACAGCTGGTGAAGACGATACTTCAACGCAAGCTAATTCTGTAACTAAAAGTACAGATGTTTCATATGCCAAATTAGAAATGGGTGAATTAAACATCCGTACCAGAGATGGAGATCAAGTTAGTATCAGATTTGAAGACCTAGAATCCTTTGAATTAAGTCAAAAAGAAATCAAACAATTAGCTACACCAACCGAAGTTGTTGAAGAACAAACCTCTGAAACAGCAGTGCAAGTAGCTGTTGACGAAAAAGTAGCAGCTAATGCAGCAGCAGACACCGCAACAACTGCGCCGAGTGCTGTAACCACAGCTAAATCAGGTGATGATAAGGTTGAGGAATTAGCTGAGGAAGCTCAACAAAGCGCACAACCTCAACAAACAACGGTTGAAACTGCATCCGAATTAAATGCAATTTATTATCAACAGCAATCTTTTTCATTTTCTGTAACCGGTGAATTAGATGAGGGCGAGTTACAAGCAATTGGTAAGTTGGTCAATGATGTCAACGTATTGGCAGAAGAGTTTTTTAATGGAGACATTGAAACTGCTTTTAATCAAGCCTTAGAATTGGGTTTCGATGATAAAGAATTAACCGGGTTTGCTCTCCAACTGACCAAAGTTGAAAATACACAAGTCATCAAAGCCTATGAAGCCGTATCTCATTTTGATGAAGATAATCTAGAAAATGAAGACCCAAGTAAAGCCGTTAAACCTGTAGCCGATTATTTAGAAAAGCTTCTCAATGTACTAGACGGCGCTAGACTCCACTTGGAAGACAGTAAGTCATACGAAAATGTGGTGAATGAATTAATAAATAGGTTAGGCGATGTTGCTACGCCTGACCTAATTACCGCTATTCATCGCTTTAACGATTTTAACCAAAAACTTATAGACAACCTTCCTATAGGATTTAAACCTCAAGTTTAA
- the trmA gene encoding tRNA (uridine(54)-C5)-methyltransferase TrmA yields MRPTEIKADTYAEQLQYKANFVESSFAQYKMPKLETFASDPLHYRMRAEFRVWHDGDDLHHVMFDQESKEKYQVHHFPPATQLINDVMADLIAALKTNETLRRKLFQIDYLATLSGEIIVSLLYHKPLDESWQRAMQALRSKLRESYVVDIIGRAKKQKIILDKDFVTETLLINEQQYSFKQIENSFTQPNAKVNIQMLQWALDITKNSEGDLLELYCGSGNFSVPLAQNFNQVLATEISKTSVAAAQDNIRQNNIDNLKIIRMSSEEFVQAQQGIRIFRRLEGIDLQSYDCRTVLVDPPRAGLDETTVDMIKAYENIVYISCNPETLKDNLDTLLKTHKVTRFALFDQFPYTHHAECGVYLQKI; encoded by the coding sequence ATGCGCCCAACTGAAATTAAGGCAGACACCTACGCTGAACAACTACAGTACAAAGCAAATTTTGTAGAGAGTAGTTTTGCGCAATATAAAATGCCTAAGTTGGAAACGTTTGCCTCCGATCCTTTGCATTATCGAATGCGTGCTGAATTCAGAGTATGGCATGATGGTGATGACTTGCACCATGTTATGTTTGACCAAGAAAGTAAAGAAAAGTATCAAGTGCATCATTTTCCACCCGCAACTCAGCTGATAAACGATGTCATGGCAGATTTAATTGCCGCTTTAAAAACGAATGAGACTTTACGCAGAAAACTATTTCAAATTGATTATCTCGCCACTCTTAGTGGTGAAATCATTGTGTCTTTGTTATATCACAAACCTTTGGATGAAAGCTGGCAGCGTGCTATGCAAGCGTTACGTTCTAAATTGAGAGAGTCATACGTAGTAGACATAATAGGACGAGCTAAAAAACAAAAAATAATTTTGGATAAAGATTTTGTTACTGAAACATTATTAATTAACGAACAACAATATTCCTTCAAACAAATTGAAAATAGTTTTACTCAGCCTAATGCCAAAGTGAATATACAAATGTTGCAATGGGCTTTAGATATTACCAAAAACAGTGAAGGAGATTTACTTGAGTTATATTGTGGTTCAGGTAATTTTTCCGTGCCTTTAGCGCAAAACTTCAATCAAGTTTTGGCTACTGAAATATCTAAGACATCGGTTGCTGCGGCACAAGATAATATTCGACAAAATAATATCGATAATTTAAAAATTATTCGTATGTCGAGTGAAGAATTTGTCCAAGCCCAGCAAGGGATAAGAATTTTTCGTAGGTTGGAAGGTATAGATTTACAGTCTTATGACTGTAGAACAGTGTTAGTTGATCCACCTCGTGCTGGTTTAGATGAGACGACTGTTGATATGATAAAAGCTTATGAAAATATTGTATATATCTCCTGCAATCCAGAGACGTTGAAAGATAATTTAGATACCTTGCTAAAAACCCACAAGGTCACTCGGTTTGCTTTGTTTGATCAATTTCCTTATACCCACCATGCGGAATGTGGGGTTTATTTGCAGAAAATTTAA